Proteins co-encoded in one Diaminobutyricimonas sp. LJ205 genomic window:
- a CDS encoding FadR/GntR family transcriptional regulator, with product MATSCFPPKPIRPLTMAQIQYYEHMSFDLHVRPSRAQDVADRLLSTIEKMQPGDRLGTKDELRLQAGVAAGTMNEAIRLLQSRHVISLRTGPRGGVFVASPDPLVRISDALIAVRAKPETVMDAVALRAVVDPLTVVEASRYRTAKDIRALRAQVQRMRDAIDDDLLFVRSNWAFHELVIGIGRNEILKNVALGLLEIISSNTVNVVPGSKRMPQKQERVRVHEAIVDAIESGDEEACRRASIEHSLEANLAR from the coding sequence GTGGCTACCTCCTGCTTCCCGCCGAAGCCGATCCGCCCGTTGACGATGGCCCAAATCCAGTACTATGAACACATGTCATTCGATTTGCATGTCCGTCCTTCGCGTGCCCAGGATGTTGCGGATCGTCTGTTGTCGACCATCGAGAAGATGCAACCCGGCGATCGCCTTGGCACTAAAGACGAGCTGCGCCTTCAGGCCGGGGTCGCTGCCGGGACGATGAATGAAGCCATTCGGCTCCTCCAGTCCCGACATGTGATCTCATTGCGCACCGGACCCCGTGGTGGTGTCTTCGTCGCTTCACCGGATCCCCTTGTCCGGATCAGCGACGCCCTCATCGCCGTCCGTGCAAAGCCGGAGACTGTCATGGATGCCGTGGCGCTCCGCGCGGTGGTCGATCCGCTGACGGTTGTCGAAGCCAGTCGGTACCGAACCGCCAAGGATATTCGAGCACTCCGCGCGCAGGTACAGCGCATGCGCGACGCGATCGATGATGATCTGCTCTTCGTTCGCAGCAACTGGGCCTTCCATGAGCTGGTCATCGGGATCGGCAGGAACGAGATCCTGAAGAACGTAGCCCTCGGCTTGCTTGAGATCATCTCTTCGAACACTGTGAATGTCGTGCCCGGTTCGAAGCGTATGCCGCAGAAGCAGGAGCGTGTACGCGTGCACGAGGCAATCGTCGACGCGATCGAGTCCGGCGACGAGGAAGCCTGTCGTCGAGCCTCCATCGAACACTCTCTCGAGGCGAACCTCGCTCGCTGA
- a CDS encoding CoA-acylating methylmalonate-semialdehyde dehydrogenase → MTRELTHFIGGARVAGTSGRFSDVFNPSTGEVQARVPLASVEEVSNAIANAAAAQEEWGATNPQRRARVLQKFLELIAKDTPSLARMLSSEHGKTIDDSKGDILRGVEVIEFALGAPHLLKGEYTTGAGAGIDVYSMRQPLGVVAGITPFNFPAMIPLWKAGPAIAAGNSFILKPSERDPSVPLRIAELFIEAGLPAGVFNVVNGDKEAVDAILTDDRIKAVGFVGSTPIAQYIYSTAAAHGKRAQCFGGAKNHLIVMPDADLDQVADALIGAGYGSAGERCMAISVAVPVGAETADALAATLAERVKHLKVGPALEEGYDYGPLVTAQAKTRAEDYIQGAIDEGATLLADGRGITVPGHESGFYLGPTLFDHVTPDMTIYKEEVFGPVLIITRADSYEEALRLPSEHEYGNGVSIFTRDGDAARDFAARVNTGMVGVNVPIPVPIAYHSFGGWKRSGFGDLNQYGTDSFRFYTKTKTVTSRWPSGIKEGASFVMPMMH, encoded by the coding sequence ATGACGCGTGAACTGACTCACTTCATCGGCGGCGCCAGGGTTGCTGGCACTTCTGGACGCTTCAGTGATGTGTTCAACCCGAGCACAGGAGAAGTGCAGGCGCGCGTCCCCTTGGCCAGCGTCGAAGAAGTCTCGAACGCTATCGCGAACGCGGCCGCCGCTCAGGAGGAGTGGGGCGCGACGAATCCGCAGCGCCGTGCCCGCGTCCTGCAGAAGTTCCTCGAGCTGATCGCCAAGGACACGCCGTCGCTGGCTCGCATGCTCTCGAGCGAGCATGGCAAGACCATCGACGACTCGAAGGGTGACATCCTGCGCGGGGTTGAGGTCATCGAGTTCGCGCTCGGCGCTCCTCACCTGCTGAAGGGGGAGTACACGACTGGTGCCGGGGCCGGCATCGATGTGTACTCGATGCGTCAGCCGCTTGGTGTGGTGGCCGGTATCACGCCGTTCAACTTCCCCGCGATGATTCCACTGTGGAAGGCAGGCCCGGCGATCGCTGCCGGTAACTCCTTCATCTTGAAGCCTTCCGAGCGTGACCCCTCGGTGCCGCTGCGTATCGCAGAGCTGTTCATCGAAGCGGGCCTGCCTGCTGGAGTGTTCAACGTCGTCAACGGTGACAAGGAAGCCGTCGATGCGATCCTCACCGACGATCGGATCAAGGCTGTCGGATTTGTGGGTTCGACGCCGATTGCGCAGTACATCTACTCCACGGCCGCGGCGCACGGCAAGCGCGCACAATGCTTCGGTGGCGCAAAGAACCACCTCATCGTGATGCCGGACGCTGACCTTGACCAGGTCGCCGATGCGCTGATCGGCGCAGGGTACGGTTCGGCCGGTGAACGGTGCATGGCGATCTCGGTCGCCGTTCCGGTCGGGGCGGAGACGGCAGACGCCCTCGCTGCGACGCTGGCCGAGCGTGTCAAGCACCTCAAGGTCGGCCCGGCTTTGGAAGAAGGCTACGACTATGGCCCGCTGGTGACAGCTCAGGCCAAGACGCGCGCGGAGGATTACATCCAAGGCGCCATCGATGAGGGAGCAACGCTTCTGGCCGACGGCCGCGGCATTACCGTGCCAGGGCATGAGAGCGGCTTCTACCTGGGGCCGACCCTCTTCGACCACGTCACGCCGGACATGACGATCTACAAGGAAGAGGTCTTCGGGCCCGTCCTGATCATCACCCGGGCGGACAGCTATGAGGAAGCGTTGCGTCTGCCCAGCGAGCACGAATACGGCAACGGTGTTTCGATCTTCACCCGCGATGGCGACGCGGCGCGTGACTTCGCCGCCCGAGTGAACACCGGCATGGTCGGTGTGAACGTGCCGATCCCGGTGCCGATCGCCTACCACTCATTCGGCGGCTGGAAGCGCTCCGGCTTCGGGGACCTCAACCAGTATGGAACCGACTCCTTCCGCTTCTACACGAAGACGAAGACGGTGACCAGCCGCTGGCCCTCCGGAATCAAAGAGGGTGCCAGCTTCGTAATGCCGATGATGCATTGA
- a CDS encoding response regulator transcription factor — translation MTAPVRVVIADDHPMFRFGLEAALVAVPELEVVGAAADGPELLRLTRELRPAVVLTDLEMPGVTGAGAVAELARNHPEIGVIVLTMHADDGPVLAAVSAGASGYLLKGAEREEITRAVLAVASGGTVYGGEIGRRLADYATRGSQPAPAAVFPELTAREAEVLGQVAAGRSNHEIAAALLLSEKTVRNNVATILAKLHLRDRAAAVAVARDRGLTMR, via the coding sequence GTGACCGCCCCGGTGCGGGTCGTGATTGCCGACGATCATCCAATGTTCAGGTTCGGACTGGAGGCGGCTCTCGTCGCGGTTCCCGAGCTGGAGGTGGTCGGCGCGGCCGCCGACGGCCCCGAACTGCTGCGGCTCACCCGAGAGCTTCGTCCGGCCGTGGTGTTGACCGATCTCGAGATGCCGGGAGTGACCGGGGCAGGCGCCGTCGCCGAACTCGCTAGGAACCATCCCGAGATCGGGGTCATCGTGCTGACCATGCACGCCGACGATGGACCCGTGCTCGCCGCGGTCAGCGCCGGGGCGAGCGGCTACCTGCTCAAGGGCGCCGAGCGCGAGGAGATCACCCGGGCGGTGCTCGCCGTCGCATCGGGCGGAACCGTGTACGGCGGTGAGATCGGCCGGCGCCTGGCCGACTACGCAACCCGCGGATCGCAGCCGGCTCCGGCCGCGGTGTTTCCCGAACTCACGGCGCGGGAGGCCGAAGTTCTCGGGCAGGTCGCCGCCGGGCGCAGCAATCACGAGATTGCCGCTGCGCTCCTGCTCTCCGAGAAGACGGTGCGGAACAACGTCGCCACGATCCTCGCGAAGCTGCACCTGCGGGATCGGGCAGCCGCGGTCGCTGTCGCACGCGACCGCGGCCTGACGATGCGTTGA
- a CDS encoding sensor histidine kinase: MLLRRVVAIALLVVSVGATGAAAWAEGAARSTTPATTDPIVIALASIGAGLSWSVVGGVLAWLRPVNALGWLLLSVGTVTQLSIGEASLAAAGVLGAIDPGSPYASRLVGLTLTLLGGLVIYLLIGLLPVLYPSGRIRPARSWTWLTIAVLVGAVAMQVQWLLAQLSADWTWPADPTPAGTSGPEIWIPLGIYAAGVLGVWALCLVRLVRSTSPERQQLAWLLAAVAALVIANIAGANIVAQWAQLVTLYLFPAAIAVGILRYRLLGIEAPARVDPVKALSELGQRVSGTEQHELLDAVLAGIGGAVRASAGRAIDASGSVLAAFGDSPAALSPAFTAVLSVGATPVGRLELGERESGRRYTLRDQRMLQTMASQLAAVVLAVRLADELESERDAVVRARDTERDRLRREIHDGLGPSLTGVTLGVQGLRDAIAAGSVDRALEIADILSAELTGTVTDVRRILDELRPVALVTHGLADAVRERVASITAPVSISVHAADLPVLPGPIEEAAYRVVNEAIANVLRHAGAQNATVTLAIDSGCLVVNVRDDGAGFSTEAAAGGIGLASMRTRAEALDGSLQVDSSPAGTAVTFTVPLPVPVPLPTLAVV, encoded by the coding sequence ATGTTGCTGCGCCGGGTGGTCGCGATCGCGTTGCTCGTCGTGAGTGTCGGCGCGACCGGCGCCGCAGCCTGGGCCGAGGGCGCCGCCCGTAGCACCACACCTGCGACGACCGACCCGATCGTCATCGCGCTCGCCAGCATCGGCGCGGGTCTCAGCTGGTCGGTCGTCGGCGGCGTCCTGGCGTGGCTGCGTCCGGTGAACGCGCTGGGCTGGCTGCTGCTGTCCGTCGGCACGGTGACCCAGCTGTCCATCGGTGAGGCATCGCTCGCCGCCGCCGGCGTCCTGGGTGCCATCGATCCCGGTTCACCCTATGCATCCCGACTGGTCGGACTCACGCTGACCCTGCTCGGTGGCCTGGTGATCTACCTGCTCATCGGCCTGTTGCCCGTGCTCTACCCGAGCGGGCGGATTCGGCCCGCTCGGTCCTGGACCTGGCTGACGATCGCCGTGCTCGTGGGCGCCGTCGCCATGCAGGTGCAGTGGCTGCTCGCCCAGTTGAGCGCCGACTGGACGTGGCCCGCCGATCCGACACCGGCCGGGACATCCGGCCCCGAGATCTGGATTCCGCTGGGCATCTATGCCGCCGGGGTGCTCGGGGTGTGGGCGCTGTGCCTGGTGCGTCTCGTCCGCTCAACATCACCCGAGCGCCAGCAGCTGGCGTGGCTGCTGGCCGCAGTGGCCGCGCTCGTCATCGCCAACATCGCCGGCGCGAACATCGTGGCGCAGTGGGCGCAGCTGGTGACGCTGTACCTGTTCCCGGCGGCGATCGCGGTCGGCATCCTGCGCTATCGGCTGCTCGGAATCGAAGCTCCAGCCCGCGTCGACCCGGTGAAGGCACTGTCCGAGCTCGGGCAGCGGGTCTCGGGTACTGAGCAGCATGAGCTGCTCGATGCGGTGCTCGCCGGGATCGGCGGCGCGGTGCGGGCATCCGCTGGGCGGGCCATTGACGCGAGCGGCAGCGTACTCGCCGCGTTCGGTGACTCCCCTGCCGCCCTTTCGCCGGCGTTCACCGCCGTGCTGTCGGTGGGCGCCACCCCGGTCGGTCGTCTCGAACTCGGCGAGAGGGAGAGTGGCCGCCGGTACACGCTCCGCGACCAGCGGATGCTGCAGACGATGGCGTCGCAGCTGGCCGCCGTCGTGCTGGCGGTGCGGCTGGCCGACGAGCTCGAATCGGAGCGTGACGCCGTCGTGCGCGCTCGGGATACCGAGCGTGACCGGTTGCGCCGGGAGATCCACGACGGGCTCGGCCCGTCGCTGACCGGGGTCACCCTGGGTGTGCAGGGGTTGCGCGATGCGATTGCGGCCGGGTCGGTCGATCGGGCGCTGGAGATCGCCGACATCCTGAGCGCCGAGCTGACCGGGACAGTCACCGACGTGCGCCGGATCCTCGACGAACTGCGGCCGGTCGCATTGGTGACGCACGGCTTGGCCGACGCGGTGCGCGAGCGGGTGGCATCCATCACCGCACCGGTCTCGATCAGCGTGCACGCCGCTGACCTGCCGGTGCTGCCCGGCCCGATCGAGGAGGCCGCGTACCGTGTGGTGAATGAGGCCATCGCGAACGTGCTCCGGCACGCGGGAGCGCAGAACGCCACGGTCACGCTGGCGATCGACTCGGGATGTCTCGTGGTGAACGTGCGCGACGACGGCGCAGGGTTCTCGACGGAGGCTGCCGCTGGGGGCATCGGGCTCGCGTCCATGCGCACACGGGCTGAGGCGCTCGACGGCTCACTACAAGTCGACTCATCGCCCGCCGGAACCGCGGTCACCTTCACCGTGCCGTTGCCTGTGCCCGTGCCCCTGCCGACCTTGGCGGTTGTGTAG
- a CDS encoding septum formation family protein: MITPALKKTVLLLTVGAAALALSGCSAIGGLFPAEAERDESGQITAGNENTDIFSIRVGDCTNDVDTEEIASVPTVPCSEPHDNEAYFAYDIKAEKFPGNDAVLAEAGDRCVSEFDKFVGISYQESVLDVWPLIPTEVTWAEGDREVICFIYEPNADYTATVQATSSFAGTAR, translated from the coding sequence GTGATTACTCCTGCACTGAAGAAGACCGTTTTGCTCCTCACTGTCGGCGCCGCCGCCCTGGCACTGTCTGGCTGCAGTGCTATCGGCGGGCTGTTCCCGGCCGAGGCAGAGCGTGATGAGAGCGGGCAGATCACGGCGGGCAATGAAAACACGGACATCTTCTCCATCCGCGTCGGCGACTGCACGAACGACGTGGACACCGAAGAGATCGCTTCGGTGCCGACGGTGCCGTGCAGCGAACCCCACGACAACGAGGCGTACTTCGCCTACGACATCAAGGCCGAAAAGTTCCCCGGAAATGACGCCGTCCTGGCCGAAGCCGGCGACCGGTGCGTGTCCGAATTCGACAAGTTCGTCGGTATCTCCTACCAGGAGTCGGTGCTCGATGTGTGGCCACTCATCCCGACCGAGGTGACCTGGGCTGAGGGCGACCGCGAGGTGATTTGTTTCATCTACGAACCGAACGCGGACTACACCGCGACGGTCCAGGCCACGAGCTCCTTCGCGGGCACTGCCCGCTAG
- a CDS encoding MFS transporter, which yields MADSSAPQAHSDRVRWEAFAICVAVAALTILDISKINVGLPTIEHSLHGGSTELQLIVAGYALAFGLLLVPSGRLGDIHSRKMMFVIGLSAFTLASLLCALAPNIETLVIGRLLQGAAAGIQMPQVLGLIQQLFQGPARGRAFGMFGAIIGISTAIGPTLGGVLIAIGGETDGWRLLFWMNVPLGVLALIFALRLLPAQQTHEGTRTQLDLVGILLIAIATFCLMLPFVLTTGGPDDNPNRWYWLIGFVLGSAVFVWWERRYLAQGKSPVVQFALFKLSSYRNGLLIGLAYFAGAPAMFLLIVLFVQDGLGFSPVIAGMVSIPFALASAVASWLGGRLVNRFGRSLVLLGALLAAGGFALCLPIAEYAPKDAVPLLIAAAMLFAGFGGGLIISPNQTITLSEVPVTQGGVAGSVAQVAQRVGTAIGVAAGSSIFFSTIFRERDAADQAGVYSDAFRSGLLVGIALLLMAAVFAALDLRSVRRAR from the coding sequence ATGGCTGATTCCTCCGCACCTCAGGCCCATTCAGATCGTGTCCGGTGGGAGGCGTTCGCCATCTGCGTCGCCGTGGCAGCGCTGACGATCCTCGACATCTCCAAGATCAACGTCGGTCTGCCCACCATTGAGCATTCACTGCACGGCGGATCGACCGAGTTGCAGCTCATTGTCGCCGGCTATGCCCTCGCTTTCGGACTGCTGCTGGTGCCCTCAGGGCGACTGGGAGACATCCATTCGCGCAAGATGATGTTCGTGATCGGCCTCAGCGCGTTCACCCTCGCGAGCCTGCTCTGCGCGCTCGCCCCGAACATCGAGACCCTAGTGATCGGTCGCCTGCTGCAGGGTGCCGCTGCCGGAATTCAGATGCCCCAGGTGCTCGGGCTCATCCAGCAACTGTTCCAGGGTCCCGCTCGCGGTCGCGCGTTCGGCATGTTCGGCGCGATCATCGGCATCTCCACGGCCATCGGCCCGACACTCGGTGGCGTGCTGATCGCGATCGGCGGTGAGACGGATGGCTGGCGCCTGCTGTTCTGGATGAACGTACCGCTCGGCGTGCTCGCGTTGATCTTCGCCCTGCGACTGCTGCCCGCCCAGCAGACGCATGAGGGTACCCGCACCCAGCTTGACCTCGTCGGCATCCTGCTGATCGCGATTGCCACGTTCTGCCTGATGCTGCCGTTCGTGCTGACCACCGGCGGGCCGGACGACAACCCCAACCGCTGGTACTGGCTGATCGGGTTCGTGCTTGGCTCAGCCGTGTTCGTCTGGTGGGAACGGCGCTATCTCGCCCAGGGCAAGTCACCGGTTGTGCAGTTCGCCCTGTTCAAGCTGTCGTCCTACCGCAACGGCCTTCTGATCGGCCTGGCCTACTTCGCAGGCGCGCCCGCGATGTTCCTGCTCATCGTGCTGTTCGTGCAGGACGGCCTTGGCTTCTCGCCGGTCATCGCGGGTATGGTGAGCATCCCGTTCGCGCTGGCCTCGGCCGTGGCATCCTGGCTCGGCGGGCGTCTCGTGAACCGTTTCGGACGCAGCCTGGTGCTCCTCGGCGCCTTGCTTGCCGCCGGCGGATTCGCGCTCTGCCTGCCGATTGCCGAGTACGCGCCGAAGGACGCGGTGCCCTTGCTCATCGCCGCGGCGATGCTCTTCGCCGGTTTCGGCGGCGGCCTCATCATCTCGCCGAACCAGACCATCACGCTGTCCGAGGTCCCGGTCACGCAGGGTGGCGTCGCCGGCTCGGTGGCACAGGTCGCGCAACGGGTCGGTACGGCGATCGGAGTGGCTGCCGGATCATCGATCTTTTTCTCGACGATCTTCCGCGAGCGGGATGCTGCGGATCAGGCGGGCGTATACAGCGACGCGTTCCGCAGTGGACTGCTGGTCGGCATCGCCCTGCTGCTGATGGCGGCGGTGTTCGCCGCGCTTGATCTCAGGAGCGTGCGGCGAGCGCGTTGA
- a CDS encoding inositol monophosphatase: MAGEADLISLDRFLAANLDVRLKADNTHVTDADTRVEKLLREHIAESRHGDGILGEEYGVEGESSRQWIIDPIDGTANFLRGVPIWGTLIALAVDGEPVLGVVSSPALGKRWWAARGDGAWVKTNGDSQPRRLRVSDVETLANANISFNRLQGWDEFGRLDQVIELTRTVWRERGIGDMWSYMLLAEGAIDLVSEPDLKPYDMAALIPIIEEAGGRFTSIDGEPGPWHGSALATNGLLHEAALNALAARS; the protein is encoded by the coding sequence ATGGCGGGCGAAGCCGACCTCATCAGCCTCGACCGCTTCCTCGCAGCCAACCTCGACGTACGGCTCAAGGCCGACAACACCCACGTCACCGACGCCGATACGCGCGTGGAGAAGCTGCTGCGCGAGCATATTGCCGAGTCCCGGCATGGCGACGGCATCCTCGGCGAGGAGTACGGAGTCGAAGGGGAATCCTCACGACAGTGGATCATCGATCCGATCGATGGCACGGCGAACTTCTTGCGCGGGGTGCCGATCTGGGGCACCCTCATCGCACTCGCCGTCGACGGTGAGCCGGTCCTCGGCGTGGTCAGCAGCCCCGCACTTGGCAAGCGCTGGTGGGCGGCTCGCGGCGACGGCGCGTGGGTCAAGACCAACGGCGACAGCCAACCGCGACGGCTGCGCGTGAGCGACGTCGAAACGCTGGCCAACGCCAACATCAGCTTCAACCGGCTTCAAGGCTGGGATGAGTTCGGCCGGCTGGACCAGGTGATCGAACTCACTCGCACGGTTTGGCGCGAGCGGGGCATCGGCGACATGTGGTCATACATGCTGCTCGCCGAGGGGGCGATCGACCTGGTCAGCGAACCGGATCTGAAGCCCTACGACATGGCGGCGCTGATTCCGATCATCGAAGAAGCCGGTGGCCGGTTCACATCCATCGACGGCGAGCCCGGACCCTGGCACGGCAGCGCCCTGGCCACCAACGGCCTGCTGCACGAGGCTGCGCTCAACGCGCTCGCCGCACGCTCCTGA
- the rsgA gene encoding ribosome small subunit-dependent GTPase A, translating into MSWLTDDDDADEPYSEYDETSYKARPNPKANRPRTKTRPEHGNAVAGRVLTVDRGRYGVLVDEGGADEHALTAARARELGKKSVVTGDVVDLVGDTSGAEGSLARIVRLQERSTLLRRSADDTDAVERVIVANADQMLIVVAAANPEPRPRLVDRYLVAAYDAGITPLLVVTKTDIADPTSFLANFAGLGLTVFTSNLGDPPLDEIARALDGHRTVAVGHSGVGKSTLVNALVPGADRAIGHVNVVTGRGRHTSSSTVSLKVPTGGWIIDTPGVRSFGLGHINPDNILRAFTDLAEIAEDCPRGCTHLPDAPDCAIAEAVEAGKASRERYDSAQRLLTTLA; encoded by the coding sequence ATGAGCTGGCTCACCGACGACGATGACGCGGACGAACCGTACTCCGAGTACGACGAGACGAGCTACAAGGCCAGGCCGAACCCCAAGGCAAACCGGCCGCGCACGAAAACACGACCGGAGCACGGCAATGCCGTGGCCGGTCGGGTGCTCACCGTCGACCGTGGCCGCTACGGCGTTCTCGTCGATGAGGGCGGCGCCGACGAACACGCCCTGACCGCCGCCCGCGCTCGCGAACTGGGCAAGAAGTCAGTGGTGACCGGCGATGTGGTCGACCTGGTCGGCGACACCAGCGGGGCCGAGGGCAGCCTCGCCCGGATCGTTCGCCTGCAGGAGCGCTCCACGCTGCTGCGCCGAAGCGCCGACGACACCGACGCGGTCGAGCGGGTGATCGTCGCGAACGCCGACCAGATGCTCATCGTCGTCGCCGCGGCGAACCCCGAACCGCGCCCCCGGCTGGTGGACCGTTACCTGGTGGCCGCCTACGACGCGGGGATCACCCCGCTGCTGGTGGTGACGAAGACGGATATCGCCGACCCGACATCCTTCCTGGCGAACTTCGCCGGACTCGGTCTCACCGTGTTCACCAGCAACCTCGGCGACCCGCCGCTGGACGAGATCGCCCGAGCCCTCGACGGGCACCGCACCGTCGCGGTCGGTCATTCCGGGGTCGGCAAGTCGACGCTCGTGAACGCCCTGGTTCCCGGCGCTGACCGGGCAATCGGGCATGTGAACGTGGTCACCGGACGGGGGCGTCACACCTCGTCGTCGACGGTGTCGCTCAAGGTTCCGACCGGCGGTTGGATCATCGACACGCCCGGCGTTCGCTCGTTCGGCCTCGGGCACATCAACCCCGACAACATCCTGCGCGCCTTCACCGACCTGGCTGAGATTGCCGAGGACTGCCCGCGCGGCTGCACGCATCTGCCGGATGCCCCGGACTGCGCGATCGCCGAAGCGGTCGAGGCAGGCAAGGCCAGCCGTGAGCGGTACGACTCCGCACAACGGCTGCTCACCACCCTCGCCTAG
- the aroA gene encoding 3-phosphoshikimate 1-carboxyvinyltransferase produces the protein MHVFRYSNPEFNPYGDDVPTDATAPGPWRAPTATGPLSASLQLPGSKSLTNRELVLAAIADGPSTLRWPLHSRDSALMVQALKALGTQIDEVDGDGAYGPNLRITPAEEMQGGVSIDCGLAGTVMRFMPPLAALALGPVSFDGDEHARKRPMRPVLNALRDLGVDVNDDGRGALPFSLYGMGTVDGGELAIDASASSQFVSGLLLAAPRFTHGLTLRHTGERLPSLPHIEMTLHCLRARGISAASPEPGVWVVEPGPIAALDLTIEPDLSNAAPFLAAALVAGGTVTIQGWPDATTQVGADLEHLLPQFGASVTRNGDDLTIDGGAGLVGGKPIRAVDLDLSTGGELAPALVALAALADGRSSITGIGHLRGHETDRLAALTAEINALGGRVTELDDGLVIEPQPLRGGLWHAYADHRMATAGAIIGLAVDGVDIDDIASTGKTLPQFPELWRGLRESPLP, from the coding sequence ATGCACGTGTTCAGGTATTCCAACCCCGAATTCAATCCGTACGGGGACGACGTTCCAACAGATGCCACCGCCCCGGGTCCTTGGCGCGCGCCCACGGCCACCGGTCCCCTGTCGGCGTCCCTCCAACTGCCCGGATCGAAGAGCCTGACCAACCGGGAACTCGTGCTCGCGGCGATCGCCGATGGCCCGTCGACCCTGCGCTGGCCCCTCCATTCACGCGACAGTGCGCTGATGGTGCAGGCGCTCAAGGCCCTGGGCACCCAGATCGATGAGGTCGATGGCGACGGCGCCTACGGCCCGAACCTGCGGATCACCCCAGCCGAGGAGATGCAGGGCGGGGTTTCCATCGACTGCGGCCTCGCCGGTACGGTCATGCGGTTCATGCCGCCGCTGGCTGCGCTTGCGCTCGGCCCGGTGTCCTTCGACGGTGACGAGCACGCCCGCAAGCGGCCGATGCGCCCGGTGCTGAACGCGCTGCGCGACCTGGGCGTCGACGTGAACGACGACGGCCGCGGTGCCCTGCCATTCAGCCTGTACGGCATGGGGACGGTCGACGGTGGCGAGTTGGCCATCGACGCCAGTGCGTCCAGCCAGTTCGTCTCCGGCCTGCTGCTCGCGGCCCCGCGGTTCACCCATGGGCTCACGCTGCGGCACACCGGCGAGCGGCTGCCGAGCCTGCCGCACATCGAGATGACCCTGCACTGCCTGCGCGCCCGTGGCATCAGCGCCGCGAGCCCGGAGCCGGGTGTCTGGGTCGTCGAGCCTGGGCCGATCGCCGCCCTGGATCTCACCATCGAACCCGACCTGTCCAATGCGGCACCATTCCTTGCCGCCGCGCTCGTCGCCGGGGGAACCGTCACGATTCAGGGCTGGCCGGATGCCACCACCCAGGTCGGTGCTGACCTCGAGCATCTGCTGCCACAGTTCGGCGCATCCGTCACCCGCAATGGCGACGACCTCACCATCGACGGCGGAGCCGGCCTGGTCGGCGGCAAGCCGATCCGCGCGGTCGACCTCGACCTCTCCACCGGCGGTGAACTGGCCCCCGCACTGGTCGCTCTCGCGGCCCTGGCCGACGGCCGCAGCAGCATCACCGGGATCGGGCATCTGCGCGGCCACGAGACCGACCGGCTGGCGGCGCTGACTGCCGAGATCAACGCCCTCGGCGGGCGGGTCACCGAACTCGACGACGGGCTCGTGATCGAGCCGCAGCCGCTGCGCGGCGGACTCTGGCACGCCTACGCCGATCACCGGATGGCGACCGCTGGCGCGATCATCGGTCTCGCAGTGGACGGGGTCGACATCGACGACATCGCCTCAACCGGCAAGACGCTGCCGCAGTTCCCCGAACTGTGGCGCGGCCTGCGGGAGTCGCCTCTGCCATGA
- a CDS encoding sigma-70 family RNA polymerase sigma factor, producing the protein MDETPDEIVQAPSIEPSASETRDLFEEQALPFMDQLYAAAMRMTKNPADAADLVQETFVKAFAAFSQFKQGTNLKAWLYRILTNTFINTYRKKQRDPYRGTIDELEDWQIGGAESATATSSRSAEAEAIDRMPSGAVKDALQDIPEDFRLAVYLADVEGFSYQEIADIMKTPTGTVMSRLHRGRRMLRERLADYAAERGIAASGRSRK; encoded by the coding sequence ATGGACGAAACACCGGACGAGATCGTCCAAGCCCCCAGCATCGAACCCTCCGCCAGTGAGACGAGAGACCTGTTCGAAGAGCAGGCTTTGCCGTTCATGGACCAGCTGTACGCAGCGGCCATGCGCATGACGAAGAACCCGGCCGACGCCGCGGATCTTGTCCAGGAGACCTTCGTCAAGGCATTTGCCGCGTTCAGCCAGTTCAAGCAGGGCACGAACCTGAAGGCCTGGCTGTACCGGATCCTGACGAACACGTTCATCAACACCTACCGCAAGAAGCAGCGTGACCCGTATCGGGGCACGATCGACGAGCTCGAGGATTGGCAGATCGGCGGTGCCGAGTCAGCCACGGCGACCTCGTCGCGTTCTGCCGAGGCCGAGGCGATCGACCGGATGCCGTCCGGTGCGGTCAAGGATGCCTTGCAAGACATACCCGAAGACTTCCGTCTGGCCGTCTACCTGGCCGACGTCGAGGGCTTCTCCTACCAGGAGATAGCCGACATTATGAAGACGCCCACTGGAACCGTCATGAGCCGCCTGCACCGCGGCCGACGGATGCTGCGTGAGCGATTGGCAGACTACGCGGCCGAGCGAGGGATCGCCGCGAGCGGCAGGAGCAGGAAATGA